A window from Hemicordylus capensis ecotype Gifberg chromosome 2, rHemCap1.1.pri, whole genome shotgun sequence encodes these proteins:
- the LOC128345958 gene encoding sterile alpha motif domain-containing protein 1-like yields the protein MTPVGRPPTASSDAWVATPPSQAHEDGPVTRLDLPAMRGNGNLPPPTPAGAAAADGAAAVPRGPRGPMTATINHLLDLSAMRRQPTPPRPPPPPADGVGAVAEASMPRETGEPMKEMKETSEDPREKVDRIGSGYSRIPLAAGTLRIVTTPAAGCHLAWTGASGGCSFTGRRRGDASPPSQGT from the exons atgacacctgtgGGCCGTCCTCCCACTGCGAGCTCTGATGCATGGGTGGCTACTCCTCCCTCGCAAGCACACGAAGACGGGCCCGTCACCCGCCTCGACCTGCCCGCAATGCGAGGGAACGGAAATctaccaccaccaacaccagcaggagcagcagcagcagatggagcTGCGGCAGTGCCCAGAGGACCGAGAGGACCGATGACGGCGACAATTAATCACCTCCTCGACCTGTCCGCCATGCGAAGACAACCAACACCAccaagaccaccaccaccaccagcagatggaGTTGGAGCAGTAGCTGAAGCATCAATGCCGAGAGAAACGGGAGAACCGATG AAGGAAATGAAAGAAACGTCAGAAGATCCTCGGGAGAAGGTGGATCGGATCGGAAGTGGCTATTCCAGGATCCCCCTCGCTGCTGGCACGCTTAGGATCGTCACAACACCGGCCGCCGGTTGTCATCTAGCGTGGACTGGTGCCAGCGGTGGCTGCAGCTTCACAGGGAGGAGGCGAGGCGATGCCTCCCCACCATCGCAAGGCACATGA